In Plasmodium malariae genome assembly, chromosome: 11, the following proteins share a genomic window:
- the PmUG01_11010400 gene encoding fam-l protein, with amino-acid sequence MEKKTKSLLFIKIPKFTLLSWICYIYIYMSTFNKYLYESYNYSTKIHGKAYRILSKYKQDKYSNALGLKEEMTNNGMTKKKDIYNHMEGYTGKRKHSNGSPSEFKGNCKSYMKKNKCMFETKNYSYFEKKIFKEMDFMDFLKNNKTISNKSYRKIIRKKCVLLFVLPLLMFFLLSVLPIVDLSWGAVDGKNGLWDAIGFFKILEESGKNGWLNTVYTSLKDVKWFWTTIGEASKKISELHVLGRLFRILIYGLPFLILGITLISRVVYYHKKVKKYERIKFRQR; translated from the exons atggaaaaaaaaacaaagtcactgttatttattaaaattccTAAGTTTACCCTTTTAAGTTggatatgttatatttacatttatatg agtacatttaataaatatttgtatgaaAGTTACAATTATAGTACAAAAATACATGGAAAAGCATATCGTATACtgtcaaaatataaacaggataaatattcaaatgcCTTAGGTTTAAAAGAGGAAATGACAAATAACGGAAtgacgaaaaaaaaagatatatataatcatatgGAAGGGTACActggaaaaagaaaacattcAAATGGAAGTCCATCAGAATTTAAAGGAAACTGTAAatcatatatgaaaaaaaacaagtgtatgtttgaaacaaaaaattattcctactttgaaaaaaaaatattcaaagaaatGGATTTTAtggattttcttaaaaacaacaaaacaaTTAGTAATAAGTcttacagaaaaataatacgtaaaaaatgCGTACTACTATTTGTTTTACCTTTATTAATGTTCTTTTTGTTATCAGTACTGCCCATAGTAGATTTATCGTGGGGTGCGGTAGATGGAAAAAACGGGTTGTGGGATGCAATaggattttttaaaattttagaagAATCGGGAAAAAATGGGTGGTTGAATACGGTATATACGTCTCTGAAAGATGTAAAATGGTTTTGGACAACCATTGGAGAAGcatctaaaaaaattagtgaATTGCATGTATTAGGAAGATTATTTAGAATCCTAATATATGGCTTACCGTTTTTAATATTAGGTATAACACTTATATCAAGGGTtgtttattatcataaaaaagttaaaaaatatgaaagaatAAAGTTCAGacaaagataa